gctttttttattCTCGATTTTTTATTGAATAAGTGAAGAAAATAAACTTACTTAGGAAACATGTGATATTGAAAAAGGCCAGAATAAACTCTTGCACAACCTTTTGTCTTATTAAATGTACATGCTATTGCAGACACAATGTAGGGTTGGGATGATTTTAGTCATCAAATAAAGGTCTGGTGGTCAAAGACGCCGGTTGCCGGAGAAACTAAGGTCTCTGATTGCGTAACTGCATCATGCGCCAAATGCACGTAGGCGAATATGCTTTGTGAACATGCTCCAAACATGCAACGGATAACTTTTTGTGAGCATGCTCCAAACAACCGTGCATACCTCCTCCTCTGAGTCTTATGTTACGTAGGTGCTTCCATTTATGGCACACACATCAAAACTAGACCTTCCTCCGAGGCAGATATGATCTGTACAGGTGCTGATATTGGCACAATCGCTTCAGGAATGTGTACGAGTTTAGTCCAAGATTCCTTGAATCCGTATTCCCTCATCACGCAAATTGTCACTGCAAAATCCCCATCCTTAATTGTTGCTGTTGCTGTTGCTGCAGAAGGATAGAGAGAGACGGTTTGCAAGTGTCCCGATATAGGCCAATGCTCCTTTTTGGCTCGCCATGCAATCGGGCAGTTGAAGCCTATTGTCCTCATCAATTTTCTCATTGGCTAAATTTAAGAATCTTGTTCTTGAAGGAACTAGCCAATGCAAAGCTCTGTTGAAGAAGCACCTGTGCACCCGTAGGTACGTGTCAGACCGATTAAGATTATTGAATTCACGAGTGCTCCATGAACCGGTAATCTTCAGATATAGTCTTCGGATATAAAATCATAACTGAATCCAGAAAAAATGCTGTCGCTAAACCAATCAATTTCCGGTAAGACGTTGGTAACTCCAGTAAAAGGGTTCCATAACGTGTCCGTTACGGTTGGCATCGGTATCATACAGACATATTAAGCCATTGCAAGAACCCACAATGTGCCATTCTGGGCACCACTCAATTGGTAACTCATGATTGCAATGCCTGaatccctctccctctcttcttgCATTCAGTAACGCTTCGCAGTCTATGGATGGGAGAGGACTCTTTGAAAACAGGAGTCTCTTCTTATTGTTGCTGGCTGCGTTCCGGAGACCGTCCGCCATGTTAGTTTTCTTTGATGAAAGCGTTTGGTGCGAATTTCAATTTCGAGAGGCAGAGATAACACTTCCTAGAGATGAATTGATGAAGATTGGACCTTTTTTCTTTACAAACGATAGCGTTAGTAggttaaattgttagttgttaAGAGAGTATTTCGAAGCTCCATCTCTATCGATCATACTcctttgttaaattaataaaagaaacgTCATTTTAGTATCTCGCATGCTTGAAATTTAAGTTTTTCACAATAATAATGTCACGATCAATCGATTACACGCGATAAATCATAATCTAATCTTTAATGCATTGTCACTCTAAAATTCATGTgcgtatatttatatttacaaGCCGGGTTGCCCAGATCCGAAAGCCCAATATAGAAATGGGTAATGTtaaagagactaaatttgtagataacgTTTTGGAAACTAAAGGACATAAAAGTTTggttggtttattacttaaacgttgatgaacatgcttatttctattggtgacacataatttcatttgtaaatttagtctccAAATTTAATCTCACTAACATTACCCATACAGAAACACACCGCCAAGATCCAAAGCCCAGAAACGGACCCAAAACATGCCCAAAAAGCTCAACCTATAAAATCCAGACCCAATGGCCAAACTTACTCTTGCGCCTAGCCCTTCTAACATTTCCAGTTTTCTTTTtagattaaattattattattttcttcaaaatttaGGTCTTCTTCTTCCTGTAATTTCCCCcaaattttagattttgattCAGTCAGAGCCATTGTTGTTTCGAGGGTTAGGAGGTGTGGATTCTTCCTTTCAATTTCCCACCTGTTTCAAAATACCGCCAATTTCTCGCTCCATCATCCTGTACAATTTTCCCAAGTTAACATCTTTTTTATTCCGGTTTCAATCTGTATACAGAAATTGAATACTTTTTGGGTTAGGGTTCTTTTGGATTTTGAAGTTTGGGATACGgatcaagaaaaattaaaaaatatttacttctgggatattttttttgtttatttttatttaaatttagcTTGTGAGTGATGGATAATAAGAAGAAGGTGGCGGTTCCGTTGGTCTGCCACGGCCATTCGCGTCCGGTGGTGGATCTGTTTTACAGTCCGGTTACTCCTGATGGGTTCTTTCTCATCAGTGCCAGTAAGGGTATGTATCGATAACGATTGATTTTTGATATGGGGTTTGAATGATTGCTTCATCACTGTGATTTGCTGTATATCTATCTGTTTGAATGTGCAAGTTAATTGCTTTATATATGATTTGTTGAACCAGCATTGGGTTCTTATTTTCGGTGTTACTGTTTAGCTGCAAATTACATTaatttctgtgtttttgttGAACCTCGATACTTTATATGGTTAATTGTCATTGCTGTGAAATCTGGTGAGTCGTGTTATTAGGATATATGGCACAGCTGAAACAAATATTTCCTGCTTTAGAATGTGACATGTTAACGTTCACGAGTGCTCTTAGATACTGTGGTATTCTTTTGAAGTTGATTTGATGGGAAATTATGTCTGAGGTTTTACTTGTGTTGATTAGATTCGAGTCCTATGCTGAGAAATGGAGAGACTGGAGATTGGGTTGGAACATTTGAAGGGCATAAAGGCGCAGTGTGGAGTTGCTGCTTGGATACTAACGCCCTACGTGCTGCAACTGCTTCCGCAGATTTCTCTGCGTATGTCTTCAATCCTTATGGTTCTGTACTTTTCCATTCCTAGATGGACAATCAGTCGCTTTTCTTGTTTCTTGTAATGAGTTTAATGTACTGTTTTGATTAAAGTTTCGCTTGGAAATTTTTATGCTTTtactttaaaattttgaatatacTTTATTATATAATCAAGTGTCAAGGATTTCTGTAGTGTCTGCTCACTTTCTTTTAGTTCTTCTTTATATTTCTTTCATTCTTCACTCATGTATTCTTCTCATCGTTGCTTATGTGAAGTCTGTTTTCCAAGTTTTAAGTGGCTTTTGCGCTTGCTACATTCCTTACCTTATCATCGTACATTCCTTACCTTGTTTTCATAAATAATAATTGGCAGTGACACCTTCCACAATTAAGTAGGTTAATAATGTCTCTTTATTGTGTTTCTCTCCAGAGCAGTCATTCTCCTGTCATTGCTTGTTTAGTCAATTAAGTTGTAGTTAATTTGATCAAAAGCTGATTTATTTTGTGCATCAAATTTATATGCAGGAAAGTTTGGGATGCATTAACAGGACATGTTCTACACTCATTTGAACACAAGCACATTGTTCGAGCCTGTGCTTTCGCAGAGGTATTTCTTTTGTCATCACCATATGAAAAGTTTGAAATTCTGTGTCTAGAAGCTTATCTGCTGTCGAAGTTTCATGCTGaaaggtaaatgtgatatatgaAATGTAATGGATATATTTCAATATCCAATGATACTTGCAATTGATAATATACATATTGTCTTCACTCGAAGTAGCTATCTGCTTGACTCTTAGTGTTTTCTCAGTTGGAGTTAGTGTTATCCTGGGGTAAGAGGGGATTTTAAAATAATGCTAGACTTTTTTATGTTTCACCTACCAAGCGTGGTTGTAACTTGTAAGGTATCACAATCTTAGTTTTTATTATTGTATTTGGCCTCGAAAATAGTTAGTATTGGTTCAGATTCAATAAATTCTGAGATTTCATGCCCGAAAGGAAACTGGTTTAATGGGTGCTGTAACATTAAATATGTGAACCCCTTACCATTTATGTGCTTTTTTAATCTCATTTAGTTCTTATTAATATGAGTATCAATTGACCAAAGATATTAATATGGTATCAGGATACACACCTTTTGCTTACTGGAGGAGTAGAGAAAGTTATTCGTATATATGATTTGAATCGTCCAGATGCCCCTCCAAGAGAAGTGGATAAATCCCCTGGTTCAGTCAGAACTGCTGCATGGCTCCACAGTGACCAGACCATACTAAGTTCTTGTACTGATATGGGTGGTGTCAGGTATGCATGCCTGTTAAACCATCTTATGTTAAAGTTACATTTGATATAGTTTGTAGTCTCTTACACTGCAAACATACATTTCTTTAGAAGAATAAGGTTTACTTTATTCTTTACTAAACTTGGTAGTGACTGGTGAATTTACAGATTATGGGATGTAAGAACCGGTAAAATCGTCCAAACTCTTGAGACCAAATCATCTGTGACCAGTTCTGAAGTGAGTCAAGATGGTCGTTATATCACTACTGCTGATGGGTCTACTGTGAAGTTTTGGGATGCAAATTAGTAAGTTACAGttttatttttctgtattttggcAGAGTTTCTACTTGGATGACTTACGATAATCTACTTGTTTTCCAGCTTTGGGTTGGTGAAGAGCTACAACATGCCGTGTACAGTAGAATCTGCTTCGCTGGAACCAAAGTTTGGGAACAAGTTCATTGCCGGGGGAGAAGACATGTGGGTTCATGTATTTGATTTCCATACCGGTGAAGAGATCGGTATGTgttccaaaacaaaaaatccGTTTTAGTGAATTTGCAGTTCCTTTGTACAGCCGACTCCAAGGGTTAACTAGCAATATGATGGATTCAATTCCATGCCTTCAATATACGTCCAATAGACTAATAGTTAACGGTATCTGACTCCTAGTCCTTGTCCTATTCTGAAACCTCAGTCGTGTGTTGTTGTAATCATTCTGTCGTGTGTTGTTGTAATCATTCGGCTATTGCATTGTTTTTCTTATTCTGAAACCTCAGTTAACCCGTTCGTATCTGGATGCAGCATGCAACAAGGGTCACCACGGTCCAGTTCACTGTTTGCGCTTCTCACCCGGAGGGGAATCATACGCCTCAGGATCAGAAGATGGCACCATCAGAATATGGCAGACCGGCCCCTTGACTCCAGATGAAGCTGAGGCGCTGGCAGCTAATGGGTCAGTTGGAAAGGTGAAGGTACCCGCAGAAGAGGTTTCTCACAAGATCGAGGGGTTCCACATCACAGAAGAGGGAAAAgcgaaggagaaggaagaggcGGCTGTGAACGAGTGAAGTGGTCCAAGAGTATATGTAGCCAATGCCTTTCATATTTGAGATCTATCCATCCTAGTTTGATTACTTCATTACATAGACAGACTAAAACAAGAATTTTTTGTACAACTTTTAGCTCACTGTTTTTCGTTACCGAAACATCGACCGGACAAACGAATCGTTACTGCATACGATGATCGGATCGCTTCCGA
This is a stretch of genomic DNA from Malus domestica chromosome 02, GDT2T_hap1. It encodes these proteins:
- the LOC103406734 gene encoding uncharacterized protein; its protein translation is MDNKKKVAVPLVCHGHSRPVVDLFYSPVTPDGFFLISASKDSSPMLRNGETGDWVGTFEGHKGAVWSCCLDTNALRAATASADFSAKVWDALTGHVLHSFEHKHIVRACAFAEDTHLLLTGGVEKVIRIYDLNRPDAPPREVDKSPGSVRTAAWLHSDQTILSSCTDMGGVRLWDVRTGKIVQTLETKSSVTSSEVSQDGRYITTADGSTVKFWDANYFGLVKSYNMPCTVESASLEPKFGNKFIAGGEDMWVHVFDFHTGEEIACNKGHHGPVHCLRFSPGGESYASGSEDGTIRIWQTGPLTPDEAEALAANGSVGKVKVPAEEVSHKIEGFHITEEGKAKEKEEAAVNE